A single genomic interval of Haloplanus sp. GDY1 harbors:
- a CDS encoding homing endonuclease associated repeat-containing protein, giving the protein MCIPDSRVADIRIPSPSVWNMSDHIVPPPDRVLTSSNPSYTIPSQSHSMGRLFPDSRDGMASSACPVEECDDVFDSKHGARIHFRYHTEDEKRSTLISVINQLNDDIGRPPTPDEMDDCGVFSVTTYQHYYGTWADALRAAGYEPQRDRSLTKEDLLPEIHSLYEELGHVPTAPDIVRFSKHSIRTFTTRFGSWNRALTEAGYEPTVVREIDLASLLAELQRLHDELGHVPSTTQMDELGKFSSATYWAYFDSWNRAIRLAGYEPRSSLRHSWNCYYGSNWRSRREEIIQRDNYACRICKINRNETPRDLHVHHIRPAHEFVSTESVDYDSMNQPSNLITLCSGCHRTYEGLWKDCSPDEFAQNGEKTT; this is encoded by the coding sequence ATGTGTATCCCTGACTCGCGCGTGGCCGATATTAGAATTCCTTCACCGTCTGTCTGGAATATGTCGGATCACATCGTTCCGCCTCCTGATCGGGTTCTTACCTCCTCCAATCCTTCATATACTATTCCGAGCCAATCACACTCAATGGGGCGACTCTTTCCCGACTCTCGTGACGGCATGGCTTCGTCGGCATGTCCTGTTGAGGAGTGTGACGATGTCTTTGATTCGAAGCACGGTGCTCGTATTCACTTCCGATATCATACAGAGGACGAGAAGCGAAGCACCCTAATCTCAGTTATAAATCAACTGAACGACGACATTGGTCGTCCCCCTACTCCCGATGAGATGGATGACTGTGGTGTGTTTAGTGTGACGACCTACCAGCATTATTATGGGACGTGGGCAGATGCTCTTCGCGCGGCAGGCTATGAACCACAACGTGACCGTAGCCTCACGAAAGAAGACTTGCTGCCCGAGATTCACTCTCTATACGAGGAACTTGGACACGTGCCAACAGCACCAGATATTGTTCGCTTCAGCAAACATAGTATCAGGACGTTTACCACGCGATTCGGGAGTTGGAATCGGGCGCTTACCGAGGCTGGTTACGAGCCTACTGTCGTGCGTGAAATTGATTTAGCGAGTCTATTAGCTGAACTCCAACGACTGCACGACGAACTCGGACACGTCCCTTCAACCACCCAGATGGACGAATTGGGAAAGTTCTCGAGCGCTACTTACTGGGCATACTTTGATTCGTGGAATAGAGCCATCCGATTGGCTGGATATGAACCTCGGAGTTCCCTTCGGCATTCTTGGAATTGTTACTATGGCTCTAACTGGCGTTCACGACGTGAAGAGATCATTCAACGTGATAACTACGCCTGTCGGATCTGCAAGATCAATCGAAATGAAACGCCCCGCGATCTTCACGTTCACCATATTAGACCTGCTCACGAGTTCGTGTCTACCGAATCCGTTGATTACGACAGTATGAATCAACCCTCAAATCTGATCACTCTCTGTAGTGGTTGCCACCGAACGTATGAAGGGCTGTGGAAAGACTGTTCGCCAGATGAATTCGCACAGAATGGAGAGAAAACAACGTAA
- a CDS encoding pirin family protein, with translation MDDESPSAQTQSRIYTAPRTDVSQNQGKFRIHFNFPGRAVPDHDDHGYGPLATVVESFMDPGTLIRMHQHQNEEIISWVPEAVMRHDDRQGNQLVTDSDHLMVMNAGSGFWHSEETLADDPPLRMLQIFVRPHSLNLEPGIQHEPIPDPVAGEWSHLFGPKGTNAPLYVRNDVDFYDCRLAAGATTTLPSQSGRHTYLYVFDGAVEVGDEPVGYTESALVTGDDDVAVTATEDATIVAFSINPDSPVTRQGTIGR, from the coding sequence ATGGACGACGAGTCGCCTTCCGCACAGACCCAATCTCGTATCTACACGGCGCCGCGAACGGATGTCTCGCAGAACCAGGGCAAGTTTCGGATCCACTTCAATTTCCCTGGACGGGCCGTCCCCGACCATGACGATCACGGCTACGGGCCGCTCGCGACGGTCGTGGAGTCGTTCATGGACCCCGGCACCCTGATTCGGATGCACCAGCACCAAAACGAGGAGATCATCTCGTGGGTCCCCGAGGCCGTGATGCGCCACGATGACCGCCAGGGCAACCAGCTGGTCACCGATTCCGACCATCTGATGGTGATGAACGCCGGCAGCGGCTTCTGGCATTCCGAGGAGACGCTCGCCGACGACCCGCCGCTGCGAATGCTCCAGATTTTCGTCCGCCCGCACAGCCTCAACCTAGAACCGGGCATCCAGCACGAACCGATTCCCGACCCGGTCGCCGGCGAGTGGAGCCACCTGTTCGGCCCTAAAGGCACCAACGCCCCGCTGTACGTACGGAACGATGTCGATTTCTACGACTGCCGCCTCGCCGCCGGGGCCACGACCACGCTCCCGTCGCAATCTGGCCGCCACACCTACCTGTACGTGTTCGACGGGGCCGTTGAGGTCGGCGATGAGCCGGTCGGGTACACAGAGAGCGCACTCGTGACCGGCGACGACGACGTGGCCGTCACGGCAACCGAGGACGCCACTATTGTCGCGTTCAGCATCAACCCGGACTCGCCGGTCACGCGCCAGGGCACCATCGGCCGCTGA
- a CDS encoding transcriptional regulator, with translation MFDLRQTSWATDSRAEDRATVRERLNLVTRETRFSLVQDILGHPSGLPTLKELDYVNPSRSQTTIRQHLPRLVETGIVEKVELPEERRQNDLPYTFYGIIEEGRRFLEEHRLLRAQETLRVIYNRVEKIAEIERYEPAPRPAR, from the coding sequence ATTTTCGACCTTCGACAAACATCATGGGCGACGGATTCGCGGGCAGAAGATCGCGCCACCGTTCGCGAGCGGCTCAACCTCGTCACCCGGGAGACGCGATTTTCGCTCGTCCAGGACATTCTCGGGCATCCGTCGGGGCTGCCGACGCTGAAGGAGTTGGACTACGTCAATCCGAGCCGGAGTCAAACAACGATCCGCCAGCATCTGCCGCGCCTCGTCGAGACGGGCATCGTCGAGAAAGTCGAACTCCCCGAGGAGCGCCGTCAGAACGACCTGCCGTACACCTTCTACGGGATTATCGAGGAAGGGCGTCGATTCCTTGAGGAGCACAGGCTCCTGCGCGCACAGGAGACCCTCCGAGTCATCTACAACCGGGTTGAGAAGATCGCTGAAATCGAGCGCTACGAGCCAGCCCCGCGTCCTGCGCGATGA
- a CDS encoding SDR family NAD(P)-dependent oxidoreductase, protein MSESEFADRVALVTGSSRGIGAETVKLLADRGAKVVINYRSSETEAHAVAEEIRDAGGEALVAQADVRDEDAVERMVEGVLDQWGRIDVLVNNANMPFAVEPFESMSWDEFSSKLDAELKAAFTVSKAVLPHMVEQEYGRLVYVSSGAGESPTPGFIAHGTAKGGLDTFAKYIAQEYGPHGITANVVAPGLVETDATADRIDEVREHVASQTPMDRVAQPEDVAHAIAALSGKDAQFVTGTYTPVNGGSEME, encoded by the coding sequence ATGTCTGAGTCTGAGTTTGCTGACCGTGTGGCACTAGTGACAGGAAGTAGCCGCGGAATCGGAGCTGAGACGGTGAAACTGCTCGCCGACCGTGGCGCGAAGGTCGTCATCAACTATCGCTCTAGCGAGACGGAAGCGCACGCGGTGGCTGAGGAGATCCGTGACGCCGGCGGCGAGGCACTCGTCGCGCAAGCCGACGTTCGAGACGAGGACGCGGTCGAGCGAATGGTTGAGGGCGTCCTCGACCAGTGGGGGCGGATCGACGTGCTCGTCAACAACGCGAACATGCCGTTTGCGGTCGAGCCATTCGAGTCGATGAGTTGGGATGAGTTCTCGTCGAAACTCGACGCGGAACTCAAGGCTGCCTTCACCGTCTCGAAAGCGGTGTTACCACACATGGTCGAGCAGGAGTACGGCCGCTTGGTGTACGTCTCGAGCGGTGCCGGCGAGAGTCCGACACCGGGATTTATCGCCCACGGCACGGCCAAGGGCGGCCTTGACACGTTCGCCAAATACATCGCCCAAGAGTACGGTCCCCACGGCATCACCGCGAACGTCGTGGCGCCGGGACTGGTCGAAACTGACGCCACGGCTGATCGCATCGACGAGGTACGCGAGCACGTCGCGTCACAGACTCCGATGGATCGGGTGGCTCAACCCGAGGATGTCGCCCACGCGATTGCCGCACTCTCCGGTAAGGACGCCCAGTTCGTGACCGGGACCTATACGCCCGTCAACGGCGGGAGCGAGATGGAATAG
- a CDS encoding TetR/AcrR family transcriptional regulator, with product MQATARALCEHGYSRLRVRDIDEYFGKSRQLINHYYDGKDDLIEAVLKYLLEEYERGIAVGDDVDPEQQLDSYIQQFFYGPDLENFDHWAFVTALIELRSQAQHYPRHQELLLENYFHLKGILVAIIERGIEEGEFQDVDADTFATAINDVISTSRMRKVCLGDDEAIERGREILDRIILPQLLGELDGN from the coding sequence ATGCAAGCGACTGCTCGTGCGCTGTGTGAACACGGGTACAGCCGCCTCCGGGTACGAGACATTGACGAGTATTTCGGGAAAAGCCGTCAGCTTATCAATCACTACTACGACGGCAAAGACGATCTGATCGAGGCTGTTCTCAAGTATCTACTGGAAGAGTATGAGCGTGGGATTGCGGTCGGAGATGACGTTGACCCCGAACAGCAACTCGACAGCTACATTCAGCAATTTTTCTATGGACCGGATCTCGAGAACTTCGACCATTGGGCGTTCGTCACGGCACTCATCGAACTTCGCTCACAGGCACAACACTACCCCCGGCATCAAGAATTACTACTGGAGAATTACTTCCATCTCAAAGGGATTCTCGTCGCGATCATCGAAAGAGGGATTGAGGAAGGAGAGTTCCAAGATGTCGATGCAGATACGTTTGCGACCGCCATCAACGATGTCATCTCCACATCCCGAATGCGAAAAGTATGTCTCGGTGATGACGAAGCAATCGAAAGAGGCCGTGAAATCCTCGATAGGATCATTCTCCCACAACTACTCGGTGAACTAGACGGCAACTGA